Proteins from one Pelosinus sp. IPA-1 genomic window:
- a CDS encoding single-stranded DNA-binding protein: MNKVIIVGRLTRDPDVRYTQTGKAVASFSVAVDTGYGENKRADFIPVVVWDKLAEVCGNNLTKGRRVLVEGRLQIRDYEKDGQKRRAADVVAQNIEFLDTKQAVSNPAAAPAKTAGYDTSSFGTEVFPEEEIPF; this comes from the coding sequence TTGACTAGAGATCCAGACGTGAGATATACCCAAACAGGCAAAGCAGTAGCTTCTTTTAGTGTTGCAGTAGATACAGGATATGGTGAAAACAAACGCGCTGATTTTATTCCTGTCGTAGTATGGGACAAGTTAGCTGAAGTTTGCGGAAACAACCTTACAAAAGGTCGTCGTGTACTAGTAGAAGGACGTTTACAAATTCGTGACTATGAAAAGGATGGACAAAAACGGAGAGCTGCCGACGTAGTAGCTCAGAACATTGAATTTTTAGATACAAAGCAAGCAGTAAGTAATCCTGCTGCAGCTCCTGCCAAAACCGCAGGATATGATACCAGTTCATTTGGGACAGAGGTTTTTCCCGAAGAAGAAATTCCTTTTTGA
- a CDS encoding DNA cytosine methyltransferase: MPDTSKKGRTFQAFVNALKRQGYQVDWRELKACDYGAPTIRKRLFLIARCDGQKIVWPNPTHGDPKSLEVKNGKLKPWKVAAECIDWSLDCPSIFERKKELAKNTMRRIARGIQRFVIDNADPFIIKVNHHGTDFRGQSVDDPLQTITAKNGWGMVTPYIARIGQTGFGGNRLQYDINDPLTTVTTKAEHLLVTPTLMVNTTGHPGSKVDEPIRTITTGNQHALISPVLIQMGYGDPEGRRVLDLNKPLGTVTAGGNKFSLVAAFLAKHYGGGYTGPGANLNDPAPTVTTVDHNALVTSHLIKLRGTCKDGQPVTEPIPTITAGGMHVGEVRAFLLKYYGTGEGQSLDGPMHTVTTKDRFGLVTIHGQDYQIVDIGMRMLEPHELFTANGFPKDYIIDRDCDGKKYSKSAQVARCGNAVPPPFAIALVRANLPEFCDGYGEVATEQAV; this comes from the coding sequence ATGCCAGATACTAGTAAGAAAGGCAGGACCTTTCAAGCCTTTGTAAATGCGTTAAAACGTCAAGGATATCAAGTAGATTGGAGAGAGTTAAAAGCATGTGACTATGGGGCACCAACAATTCGAAAGAGACTATTTCTAATTGCGCGGTGTGATGGTCAAAAGATTGTTTGGCCGAATCCGACACATGGAGACCCAAAAAGCTTAGAAGTAAAAAATGGAAAACTAAAACCTTGGAAAGTTGCCGCTGAATGCATTGACTGGTCACTGGATTGTCCGTCCATATTTGAGCGTAAAAAAGAGTTAGCTAAAAACACCATGCGAAGGATTGCCAGAGGAATACAACGATTTGTAATAGATAATGCTGATCCTTTTATTATTAAGGTTAATCACCATGGTACTGATTTTAGAGGGCAGAGCGTTGATGATCCGCTACAGACTATTACTGCGAAGAATGGTTGGGGGATGGTTACTCCATATATCGCGCGAATAGGTCAGACTGGCTTTGGCGGTAATCGACTACAGTATGACATTAATGATCCTCTTACAACAGTGACTACAAAGGCAGAACATTTATTGGTTACACCTACATTGATGGTAAATACGACAGGTCACCCAGGAAGCAAAGTAGACGAACCAATAAGAACCATTACAACAGGCAATCAACATGCATTAATTAGTCCTGTCTTAATTCAGATGGGGTATGGAGATCCAGAAGGAAGACGTGTACTGGATTTAAATAAACCACTAGGCACCGTTACAGCAGGAGGTAATAAATTTAGTTTAGTAGCTGCTTTCCTCGCCAAGCATTATGGCGGTGGATATACAGGACCAGGAGCAAACCTGAATGATCCTGCTCCCACAGTGACAACCGTCGATCATAATGCACTCGTAACAAGTCATTTAATTAAATTAAGAGGAACTTGTAAAGATGGGCAACCAGTAACGGAACCAATACCAACTATTACAGCCGGCGGGATGCATGTGGGAGAGGTTAGAGCATTTCTACTAAAGTATTATGGCACTGGCGAAGGACAATCTTTAGACGGACCAATGCACACTGTTACTACAAAAGATAGATTCGGATTAGTAACTATTCACGGTCAAGATTATCAGATCGTAGATATAGGCATGAGGATGTTAGAACCACATGAATTATTTACGGCAAATGGTTTCCCGAAAGATTACATTATTGACCGAGATTGTGATGGAAAAAAGTATTCTAAATCAGCACAAGTAGCCAGGTGTGGGAATGCAGTGCCTCCACCATTTGCAATAGCACTTGTAAGAGCTAACCTTCCTGAATTTTGTGACGGTTACGGTGAAGTTGCTACCGAACAGGCGGTATAA